Proteins co-encoded in one endosymbiont 'TC1' of Trimyema compressum genomic window:
- the fabK gene encoding enoyl-[acyl-carrier-protein] reductase FabK, whose product MFNKKLTKILNIEYPIIQGGMTWIAESNLAAAVSNAGGLGIIAAGGAPGDWLREQIQKTRTLTNKPFGVNIMLLSPFAEEVAQVVVEEKVPVVITGAGSPEKYMAMWKARNITVIPVVPSVLLGSRMEKLGADAVVAEGMEAGGHIGELTTMALMPQVVDALNIPVIAAGGIGDGRGVAAVAMLGAAGVQVGTRFLAADECIVSDAYKEKVIKARDTDTMITGRSTGHPVRGLKNKFARNFVKLEKDETMTLEDIEKLGAGSLRAAVEGDVVNGALMAGQVAGMVRKTEPAKDIVESLYNEAKEIIKKISETL is encoded by the coding sequence ATGTTCAATAAGAAATTAACGAAGATTTTAAATATAGAGTATCCAATTATTCAAGGAGGAATGACTTGGATTGCTGAGTCAAATTTAGCAGCAGCTGTCTCTAATGCCGGCGGTTTAGGTATTATTGCAGCTGGTGGCGCTCCAGGAGATTGGTTAAGAGAACAAATACAGAAAACTAGAACGTTAACAAATAAACCATTTGGCGTAAATATAATGCTTTTAAGCCCTTTTGCTGAAGAGGTTGCTCAAGTTGTAGTTGAGGAAAAGGTTCCTGTTGTTATTACAGGAGCTGGAAGCCCAGAAAAATATATGGCAATGTGGAAGGCTCGTAACATTACAGTTATTCCTGTTGTACCAAGCGTTCTATTAGGATCTCGCATGGAAAAATTAGGCGCAGATGCGGTTGTTGCAGAGGGTATGGAAGCTGGAGGGCATATTGGGGAATTGACAACTATGGCCTTAATGCCACAAGTTGTAGATGCTTTAAATATTCCCGTTATTGCCGCTGGTGGAATCGGCGATGGCAGAGGCGTTGCAGCCGTGGCTATGTTAGGGGCTGCTGGTGTACAAGTAGGGACTCGCTTTTTGGCTGCTGATGAGTGTATTGTTAGTGATGCTTACAAAGAAAAAGTAATCAAAGCTAGGGATACTGATACGATGATTACAGGTCGTTCAACAGGACATCCTGTTCGTGGATTAAAAAATAAATTTGCGAGAAACTTTGTTAAATTAGAAAAAGATGAAACAATGACACTTGAGGATATTGAAAAACTAGGTGCTGGCTCTTTAAGAGCAGCAGTTGAAGGTGATGTTGTTAATGGTGCTTTAATGGCTGGACAAGTAGCAGGTATGGTTCGTAAAACTGAGCCAGCAAAAGATATTGTAGAATCTCTTTATAATGAAGCCAAAGAAATTATTAAGAAAATAAGTGAAACCCTTTAG
- the accB gene encoding acetyl-CoA carboxylase biotin carboxyl carrier protein codes for MDLKDILKLIDRLETSSVTHVSVEEEGKKVIIEKQAEVVQSAPVPTITQYEVPQQVVTTNVQETAILEVEEEANIAYITSPIVGTFYESPSPTAGPFVKIGDSIDKGQVLCIVEAMKLMNEIESDFSGEIVEIMVNNEEMVEFGQKLFKVRVK; via the coding sequence ATGGATTTAAAAGATATTTTGAAGTTAATTGACCGTCTAGAAACATCCAGTGTAACCCATGTTTCTGTTGAAGAAGAGGGCAAAAAAGTTATAATTGAAAAGCAAGCGGAAGTGGTGCAAAGTGCACCCGTTCCAACAATAACACAATATGAAGTACCACAACAAGTTGTGACTACTAATGTACAGGAAACAGCTATTTTAGAAGTAGAGGAAGAGGCTAATATAGCTTATATTACATCCCCAATTGTTGGTACTTTTTATGAATCACCAAGTCCAACAGCAGGTCCTTTTGTAAAAATAGGGGACTCCATTGATAAAGGGCAAGTACTTTGTATTGTTGAGGCTATGAAACTTATGAATGAAATTGAATCTGACTTCAGTGGAGAAATTGTCGAAATTATGGTTAACAATGAAGAAATGGTTGAATTTGGACAAAAATTATTTAAAGTGAGAGTAAAGTAA
- the fabG gene encoding 3-oxoacyl-[acyl-carrier-protein] reductase produces the protein MGKIALVTGASRGIGYAIATKFAEMGYDLALNYRSNDSEANKVKETLEKLGVKVLLLKGDVRDKERVEAIIKETIDTFGTIDVLVNNAGITKDNLMMRMKDDEWDDVIDINLKGTFYFTKFASKVMMKKRTGKIINMVSVVGMTGNIGQVNYAASKAGVIGLTKASARELATRNICVNAVAPGFIETEMTDILNEDIKEAAKDRIPLGRFGRPDEVAEIVCFLGSDKANYITGQVIPVDGGMVI, from the coding sequence GTGGGTAAAATTGCTTTAGTTACAGGTGCTTCTAGAGGAATCGGATATGCTATTGCTACTAAATTTGCTGAAATGGGCTATGACCTAGCTCTGAATTATAGAAGCAATGATAGTGAAGCTAACAAGGTAAAAGAAACATTGGAAAAGCTAGGCGTAAAAGTATTGCTTCTTAAAGGCGATGTTCGAGATAAGGAACGTGTTGAAGCTATTATTAAAGAAACAATTGATACTTTTGGAACTATTGATGTATTGGTTAACAATGCTGGCATTACTAAAGATAACTTAATGATGCGCATGAAAGATGATGAGTGGGATGATGTCATTGACATTAATCTAAAAGGCACTTTCTATTTTACTAAATTTGCTAGCAAAGTGATGATGAAGAAAAGAACAGGTAAAATAATTAATATGGTTTCTGTAGTGGGTATGACAGGCAATATTGGCCAAGTTAATTATGCTGCTTCAAAAGCTGGCGTTATTGGTTTAACAAAGGCCTCTGCCAGAGAGTTAGCGACTAGAAACATATGTGTTAATGCAGTTGCACCTGGCTTTATCGAAACAGAAATGACAGATATTTTAAACGAAGATATTAAAGAGGCGGCTAAAGATAGAATTCCTTTAGGCCGTTTTGGAAGACCCGATGAAGTGGCTGAAATTGTTTGCTTTTTAGGCAGTGATAAAGCAAACTATATTACGGGACAGGTAATTCCAGTTGATGGCGGTATGGTTATATAA
- the fabD gene encoding ACP S-malonyltransferase, with amino-acid sequence MKVALIFPGQGVQKVGMGEEFIHQFPSAQKVFDEASTILNKDMTDLVLNGPKDVLNITSNTQPAIVTTTMAMLAVFRERFSMCHGTVGLSLGEYSSLIASGALSLEEALPLVERRGELMLNAVPEGKGGMAAVIGYNRSKLVNVCKVVRDSGSYVAPANFNSLQQIVISGEKEGVLKAGQILAEDGARVIPLNVAAPFHTPLLEKASIGLGKLLQKVDIKEPTIPLYFNAIGGRESDPESIKTLLTKQVMSPVLWVDTMEAMLKDGYDTFIEIGPGKTLAGFLKKMPYEYTVHNVNNIKTLEKTLEKIRG; translated from the coding sequence ATGAAAGTAGCCTTGATTTTTCCTGGACAAGGGGTCCAAAAAGTCGGTATGGGTGAAGAATTTATTCATCAATTTCCCTCTGCTCAGAAGGTATTTGATGAAGCCAGTACTATTTTAAATAAAGATATGACAGATTTAGTTCTCAATGGACCAAAAGATGTTTTAAATATTACCAGCAATACACAACCAGCTATTGTAACAACAACAATGGCGATGTTAGCAGTTTTTAGAGAGCGGTTTTCTATGTGTCATGGTACAGTTGGACTAAGCTTAGGAGAGTATTCAAGCTTAATTGCCAGTGGTGCTTTATCCTTAGAAGAGGCTTTACCTTTAGTTGAAAGAAGAGGAGAATTAATGCTCAATGCCGTACCGGAAGGAAAAGGTGGTATGGCTGCTGTTATTGGTTATAATCGCAGTAAACTAGTAAATGTTTGTAAAGTGGTTAGAGATAGTGGCAGTTATGTAGCCCCAGCAAATTTTAATTCTCTTCAACAAATTGTAATATCAGGTGAAAAAGAAGGTGTTTTAAAGGCTGGTCAAATACTTGCTGAAGATGGGGCACGGGTTATTCCCTTAAATGTTGCAGCTCCTTTTCACACACCACTATTAGAAAAAGCCAGTATTGGTTTAGGAAAACTGCTTCAGAAGGTGGATATAAAAGAACCTACTATTCCTTTATATTTTAATGCAATTGGAGGAAGAGAATCTGATCCAGAGTCTATTAAAACCTTATTAACTAAACAGGTTATGTCGCCTGTTCTTTGGGTTGATACTATGGAAGCTATGCTCAAAGATGGTTATGATACATTTATTGAAATTGGTCCTGGTAAAACATTGGCTGGTTTTCTAAAAAAGATGCCTTATGAGTATACAGTCCATAATGTGAATAATATTAAGACATTAGAAAAAACATTAGAGAAAATAAGAGGGTAA
- a CDS encoding acyl carrier protein produces the protein MEKRIKEILAEELSADIDEITLETNLKEDLNADSIDMMQVIDVLEQEFDTEVDTSELAAIVTVGDIVNYIESKK, from the coding sequence ATGGAAAAAAGAATTAAAGAAATTCTTGCAGAAGAACTTAGTGCAGACATTGATGAAATTACATTAGAGACTAATTTAAAAGAAGATTTAAATGCAGATTCCATTGACATGATGCAAGTTATTGATGTTTTAGAACAAGAGTTTGACACAGAAGTTGATACTTCTGAACTAGCAGCGATTGTTACAGTTGGCGATATTGTTAACTACATCGAAAGTAAAAAATAA
- the fabF gene encoding beta-ketoacyl-ACP synthase II, whose protein sequence is MKRVVVTGMGAITPIGNNVETFWENVEKGANGIGPINHFDTEEFKSKIAAEVKDFNPADYIDKKEAKRMSEFSQFAVAAALEAWNNSGLNDSNVDPERVGTYISSGVGGLSDCERDVANLVEKGPRRVSPLFIPMMIGNMASGNTAIALNAKGPCMDIVSACASSNNSIGEAFYAIKAGRADVILAGGAESAVGRLSIAGFSNLRALSTSNNPNRASIPFDKERCGFVMGEGAGVLVLEDLEHALKRGATIYGEVVGYATTCDAFHITAPSDTGEQGARAMKEAIQVAGIEPKDISYINAHGTSTPLNDKSETLSIKNVFGDYAFKVPVSASKSMFGHLLGAAGAVEAIVCIKSLEDGFIPPTINYEVPDEECDLDVVPNKGRKADLKYALSNSLGFGGHNACLVFKKWEGQ, encoded by the coding sequence ATGAAAAGAGTAGTCGTAACAGGAATGGGGGCTATTACCCCAATCGGCAACAATGTTGAGACTTTTTGGGAAAATGTTGAAAAAGGGGCAAATGGTATTGGACCTATTAATCATTTTGATACAGAGGAGTTTAAAAGTAAAATTGCTGCTGAAGTTAAAGATTTTAATCCAGCAGACTATATTGATAAAAAAGAAGCTAAAAGAATGTCTGAATTTAGTCAATTTGCTGTTGCTGCAGCATTAGAAGCGTGGAATAATTCTGGACTCAATGATTCAAATGTGGATCCGGAAAGAGTAGGAACTTATATTAGTTCAGGTGTAGGTGGTCTTTCAGATTGTGAAAGAGATGTGGCCAATTTAGTGGAAAAGGGACCAAGGAGAGTATCGCCGCTTTTTATTCCTATGATGATTGGCAATATGGCTAGTGGAAATACGGCTATTGCTTTAAATGCTAAAGGACCTTGTATGGATATTGTTTCTGCATGTGCTTCAAGCAACAACTCAATTGGTGAAGCCTTTTATGCTATTAAGGCAGGACGTGCAGATGTAATTTTAGCTGGAGGTGCTGAATCGGCTGTAGGTCGTTTATCTATTGCTGGTTTTAGCAATCTAAGAGCTTTATCAACAAGTAATAATCCTAATAGAGCTTCTATTCCTTTTGATAAGGAAAGGTGTGGTTTTGTTATGGGGGAAGGTGCAGGCGTACTAGTACTTGAAGATTTAGAACACGCTCTAAAAAGAGGGGCAACTATTTATGGAGAGGTTGTAGGTTATGCTACAACTTGTGACGCTTTTCATATTACTGCGCCATCAGATACAGGTGAACAAGGTGCTAGAGCTATGAAAGAAGCTATTCAAGTAGCTGGTATTGAACCAAAAGACATTAGCTATATTAATGCTCATGGAACCAGTACACCACTTAATGATAAATCAGAGACTTTGTCCATTAAGAATGTATTTGGTGACTATGCCTTTAAGGTGCCAGTAAGTGCTTCGAAATCTATGTTTGGCCATCTTTTAGGAGCAGCTGGCGCAGTAGAAGCTATTGTGTGTATTAAAAGCTTAGAGGATGGCTTTATTCCTCCAACTATTAATTATGAAGTGCCTGATGAGGAATGTGATTTAGATGTTGTTCCGAATAAAGGGCGAAAGGCTGATTTAAAATATGCGCTATCAAATTCTTTAGGATTTGGTGGACATAATGCCTGTCTCGTATTTAAAAAATGGGAGGGGCAATAA
- the fabZ gene encoding 3-hydroxyacyl-ACP dehydratase FabZ, translating into MILDSNEIEKIIPHRYPFLLVDKIIEIDDAENRIVGIKNVTANEPFFQGHFPGLHIMPGVLIIEALAQTGAVAMLSKEEFRGKVAILAGLEKCRFRHQVKPSDTLRLEVTLTKIRGPIGKGIAKAYVGETLAANMEMTFAIG; encoded by the coding sequence ATGATTTTAGACTCTAATGAAATTGAAAAAATAATTCCTCATCGTTATCCATTTTTATTAGTTGATAAGATTATTGAAATAGATGATGCTGAAAATAGAATTGTAGGTATTAAAAATGTAACAGCAAATGAACCTTTTTTTCAAGGTCATTTTCCTGGATTACATATTATGCCAGGGGTTCTAATTATTGAAGCATTGGCTCAAACAGGTGCTGTTGCCATGCTTTCAAAAGAAGAATTTAGAGGTAAAGTTGCTATTTTAGCTGGCCTTGAAAAATGCCGTTTTAGACATCAAGTGAAGCCAAGTGATACCCTTCGTTTAGAAGTTACTCTCACTAAAATTAGAGGGCCAATAGGTAAAGGTATTGCGAAAGCTTATGTTGGAGAGACATTAGCGGCCAATATGGAAATGACATTTGCAATAGGTTAA
- a CDS encoding acetyl-CoA carboxylase carboxyltransferase subunit alpha yields MTIKEKESQIESLKLKVQELELMEVNEAVDFSTEIDEMRKKITVLEENIMEGVTPWDRVTIAREQKRPTSLEYIDKIFDTFIEFHGDRLFADDKAIVGGIASLDGLPVTVIGEQKGLNTKDNIHRNFGMPSPEGYRKALRLMKQSEKFNRPIITFVDTPGAFCGISAEERGQGEAIARNLYEMSALKVPIITIFTGEGGSGGALAIAVSDKIYMLENSIYSILSPEGFASILWKDSTRAEEAAGVMKITAADLKELDIIEGVIAEPSGGAHKNMEVVAIGIKNVLKKELLSLQKLSKDALLDNRYKRFRKFGDYKE; encoded by the coding sequence ATGACTATTAAAGAAAAAGAATCTCAAATAGAATCTTTGAAACTCAAAGTACAAGAATTAGAATTAATGGAAGTTAATGAAGCAGTTGATTTTTCTACAGAAATTGATGAAATGCGAAAGAAAATTACAGTTTTAGAAGAAAATATTATGGAAGGTGTAACACCTTGGGATCGTGTAACAATTGCTAGAGAGCAGAAAAGACCAACCTCTCTAGAATACATAGATAAAATATTTGATACATTTATTGAATTTCATGGTGACCGTTTATTTGCTGATGATAAAGCTATTGTTGGTGGTATTGCTAGCTTAGATGGTTTACCGGTAACAGTAATTGGAGAGCAAAAAGGTCTTAACACCAAAGATAATATTCATAGAAACTTTGGTATGCCTTCACCAGAAGGCTATAGAAAAGCCTTGCGCTTAATGAAGCAAAGTGAAAAATTCAATAGACCTATTATTACATTTGTAGACACACCAGGGGCTTTCTGTGGTATTAGTGCTGAGGAAAGAGGTCAAGGCGAGGCTATTGCTAGAAACCTTTATGAAATGTCAGCCTTAAAGGTACCTATTATTACTATTTTTACAGGTGAAGGTGGCAGTGGAGGCGCTTTGGCAATTGCAGTCTCCGATAAAATCTATATGCTTGAAAATAGTATTTATTCTATTCTCTCTCCTGAGGGATTTGCCAGTATTTTATGGAAAGATAGTACCCGTGCTGAAGAGGCTGCTGGTGTTATGAAAATTACAGCAGCTGATTTAAAAGAATTAGATATTATTGAAGGTGTTATTGCTGAACCATCAGGTGGTGCTCATAAAAATATGGAAGTAGTTGCTATAGGTATTAAGAACGTATTGAAAAAAGAATTGCTTAGTCTTCAGAAATTATCAAAAGATGCTTTACTTGATAATCGCTATAAACGTTTTAGAAAATTTGGCGATTATAAGGAGTAG
- the accD gene encoding acetyl-CoA carboxylase, carboxyltransferase subunit beta: MPLGDLFKKNYTYIDITPIQEGSKQVLLDEKYGDRDVPYIPDNLVMKCPSCSGTLYDKELKENGYYCKHCGYHYRLYARKRILQIADESTFEAIDEGLTTLNPLDYPGYEDKIKSYQEKTGNKEAILTGKAQINGEPVIMGVMDSFFMMGSMGSVVGEKVTRAIEKAEAEKLPLIFFTASGGARMQEGILSLMQMAKTSSALKRFSDNGGLYITVLTDPTTGGVTASFAMLGDIILAEPNTLVGFAGKRVIEQTIKQKLPEDFQTAEFLLEHGFIDKIVERKDLKDTLSNILVLHKEG, translated from the coding sequence ATGCCTTTAGGAGATTTATTTAAAAAGAATTATACCTATATAGACATTACTCCCATACAAGAAGGCTCTAAGCAAGTGCTCTTAGATGAAAAGTACGGGGATCGTGATGTGCCTTACATTCCTGATAACTTAGTAATGAAATGCCCTTCATGTTCAGGAACTCTTTATGATAAGGAGTTAAAAGAAAATGGCTACTACTGTAAACATTGTGGTTACCATTATCGTTTGTATGCCAGAAAAAGGATACTTCAAATTGCTGATGAAAGCACTTTTGAAGCAATAGATGAAGGCTTAACAACTTTAAATCCATTAGATTATCCTGGCTATGAAGATAAAATTAAAAGCTATCAAGAAAAGACTGGCAATAAAGAAGCTATTTTAACTGGGAAAGCTCAAATTAATGGTGAACCAGTGATTATGGGCGTAATGGATAGCTTTTTTATGATGGGTAGTATGGGCAGTGTAGTTGGTGAAAAAGTAACAAGAGCAATTGAAAAAGCTGAAGCAGAAAAATTGCCTTTAATTTTCTTTACAGCTTCTGGTGGTGCTCGAATGCAAGAAGGTATTTTATCTTTAATGCAAATGGCTAAAACCAGTAGTGCTTTGAAACGTTTTTCTGATAATGGTGGACTGTATATTACTGTTTTAACGGATCCAACAACTGGTGGCGTAACAGCAAGTTTTGCTATGCTAGGAGACATTATTTTAGCAGAACCTAACACCTTAGTTGGCTTTGCTGGTAAACGTGTAATTGAGCAGACTATTAAGCAAAAACTACCTGAAGATTTTCAGACAGCTGAATTTTTATTAGAACATGGATTTATTGATAAAATTGTAGAAAGAAAGGACTTAAAAGATACTTTAAGTAATATTCTAGTCCTACACAAGGAGGGCTAA
- a CDS encoding acetyl-CoA carboxylase biotin carboxylase subunit translates to MFQKILIANRGEIAVRIIRACREMGIKTVAVYSTADEEALHKELADEAICIGGPASKDSYSNITNILSATILSGAEAIHPGFGFLSENPLFVKMCEKCSINFIGPTSEMIENMGDKAKAKELMRDAGVAISPGSDGILENVEEAVKLSKEIGYPVMIKASGGGGGRGMRIAFSEEELVKVYDQAKQEAEVAFKDDRIYLEKFIEEPRHIEVQLLADKYGNVIHLGERDCSIQRRNQKMIEEAPALISDKVRKAIYEDAVKAAKAVGYFSAGTVEFLVDKNGKRYFIEMNTRIQVEHPVTEWVTGVDLIKEQVRIAAGEKLTLTQEDIVIRGHAIECRINAENPDAGFRSSPGQITTLYVPGGNGVRIDSAIYDGYYVPPYYDSMIAKLIVYGKNREEAICKMQRALGEFIIQGIDTNIAYQFKILRTPEYKKGELTTSFIKEVMED, encoded by the coding sequence ATGTTTCAAAAAATATTAATTGCTAATAGAGGCGAAATTGCTGTTAGAATAATTAGAGCTTGCAGAGAAATGGGGATTAAAACTGTAGCTGTCTATTCAACAGCAGATGAAGAGGCACTTCATAAGGAATTAGCGGATGAGGCTATTTGTATTGGTGGACCAGCTTCTAAAGATAGTTATTCAAATATTACTAATATTTTAAGTGCTACTATTCTATCAGGTGCTGAGGCTATTCATCCTGGATTTGGTTTTTTATCAGAAAACCCATTATTTGTTAAGATGTGTGAAAAATGCAGTATTAACTTTATTGGTCCTACATCTGAAATGATTGAGAATATGGGTGATAAAGCCAAGGCTAAGGAACTTATGAGAGACGCAGGCGTTGCTATATCTCCTGGTTCTGATGGTATTTTAGAAAATGTTGAAGAAGCAGTTAAGCTCAGCAAAGAAATAGGTTATCCTGTTATGATTAAAGCTTCAGGTGGTGGCGGCGGCCGTGGCATGCGCATTGCTTTTTCTGAGGAAGAATTAGTAAAAGTTTATGACCAGGCAAAACAAGAAGCTGAAGTTGCTTTTAAAGACGATCGTATTTATTTAGAAAAATTTATTGAGGAACCTCGTCATATTGAAGTACAGTTACTAGCTGATAAATATGGTAATGTAATTCACTTAGGAGAAAGAGATTGCTCCATTCAGAGGAGAAATCAGAAAATGATTGAGGAAGCCCCTGCTCTTATTAGTGACAAAGTTAGAAAAGCTATTTATGAAGATGCTGTTAAAGCAGCTAAAGCAGTTGGGTATTTCAGTGCAGGTACAGTGGAGTTTTTAGTTGATAAAAATGGTAAACGCTACTTTATTGAAATGAATACTAGAATTCAAGTTGAACATCCTGTTACTGAATGGGTTACTGGTGTTGATTTAATTAAAGAACAAGTTCGGATTGCTGCTGGCGAAAAACTTACACTGACACAAGAAGATATTGTTATTAGAGGACATGCTATTGAATGTAGAATTAATGCTGAAAATCCAGATGCAGGATTCCGTTCATCTCCAGGGCAAATTACAACATTATACGTACCTGGTGGTAATGGTGTGAGAATTGACAGTGCAATTTATGATGGCTATTATGTACCACCTTATTACGATTCTATGATTGCCAAACTGATAGTTTATGGTAAAAATAGAGAAGAAGCGATCTGTAAAATGCAGAGAGCATTAGGGGAATTTATTATTCAAGGTATTGATACTAATATTGCTTATCAATTTAAGATTTTACGTACCCCAGAATACAAAAAAGGTGAGCTTACTACTAGTTTCATAAAAGAAGTAATGGAGGACTAA
- a CDS encoding beta-ketoacyl-ACP synthase III → MYNIYGKIIGTGHCVPDNPVPNKYFETILETDDEWIRTRTGIESRYFSTGQNTSGLGTKAAEYALKDAGIEAEELDMIVFATISPDAFMPSTACIVQKNIGAVNAFAFDITAACSGFVYALTAANQFIKTGQVKTVLVLGGEVLSKALDFTDRSTAVLFGDGAGAAILQKSNEPGIIQTYLGSKADEKNCLFLKALPLENPFIEEKDTKKGIIMDGREVFKFSTRIIGEALDKALEGTGYTYDDVKMIIPHQANSRLIEYATEKKNIPKEKFYLNIDQYSNTSGGTIPIALNEVRQKKLVISGDLILLVGFGAGLTWGSLLIRL, encoded by the coding sequence ATGTATAATATATATGGGAAAATAATTGGTACAGGACACTGTGTTCCTGATAATCCAGTCCCCAATAAATATTTTGAGACTATACTGGAAACAGATGATGAATGGATTCGCACAAGAACAGGTATTGAAAGTCGTTATTTTTCTACAGGTCAAAACACATCTGGCTTAGGAACTAAAGCGGCAGAATATGCTTTAAAAGATGCTGGTATTGAAGCTGAAGAATTAGATATGATTGTTTTTGCAACAATTTCTCCAGATGCTTTTATGCCATCAACTGCCTGTATTGTACAAAAGAATATTGGAGCAGTAAATGCTTTTGCTTTTGATATTACGGCGGCTTGTTCAGGTTTTGTATATGCTTTAACAGCAGCCAATCAGTTTATTAAAACAGGTCAAGTTAAAACAGTTTTGGTTTTAGGAGGAGAAGTTCTTTCCAAGGCCCTTGATTTTACTGACCGTTCAACAGCTGTACTTTTTGGTGATGGTGCAGGAGCAGCTATCCTTCAAAAAAGTAATGAGCCTGGTATTATTCAGACCTACCTAGGTTCAAAGGCTGATGAAAAAAACTGTCTATTTTTAAAAGCATTGCCTCTTGAGAATCCATTTATTGAAGAAAAAGATACAAAAAAAGGAATCATTATGGATGGTAGGGAAGTATTTAAATTTTCTACACGAATTATTGGTGAAGCTTTAGATAAAGCCTTGGAAGGAACGGGCTATACTTACGATGATGTGAAAATGATTATTCCTCATCAAGCCAATTCCCGTCTCATTGAATATGCTACTGAAAAGAAAAATATTCCAAAAGAGAAATTTTATTTGAATATTGATCAGTACAGCAATACTTCTGGTGGGACTATTCCCATTGCCCTAAATGAGGTTAGACAAAAGAAACTTGTGATATCAGGTGATTTAATTCTCTTAGTAGGATTTGGCGCAGGATTAACATGGGGATCTTTGTTGATAAGATTATAA
- the lipA gene encoding lipoyl synthase: MEQRKPDWLKIKYQSPENINKVQRLLDGLSLHTVCQEANCPNKMECFNKSTATFMILGSVCSRNCRFCDVTKGDPTPVDPSEPENLAKATAELKLRHVVITSVTRDDLADGGGQQFADCINEVRKHTKGKGTTVEVLIPDFQGDVSALSTVVVAAPEIINHNVETVPNLYTNVRPKAIYQQSLDVLANVKKMNTEIFTKSGIMLGLGETEEQVVRLFADLREVGCDFLTVGQYLAPSSKHHPVIEYIHPDLFKTYETVAKEMGFKHVASGPFVRSSYNAEQVKVLMGEE; the protein is encoded by the coding sequence ATGGAACAAAGAAAACCAGATTGGTTAAAGATTAAGTATCAATCACCTGAAAATATTAATAAAGTGCAACGTTTATTAGATGGGTTATCACTACATACTGTTTGTCAGGAAGCCAACTGTCCAAATAAAATGGAGTGTTTTAATAAGAGCACTGCAACTTTTATGATTTTAGGTAGTGTCTGCAGCAGAAACTGTCGTTTCTGTGATGTCACAAAAGGGGACCCAACGCCTGTTGACCCTAGTGAACCAGAAAACTTAGCAAAGGCAACTGCTGAATTAAAACTTCGCCATGTTGTTATTACTTCTGTAACTAGAGATGATTTAGCAGATGGTGGTGGCCAACAATTTGCTGACTGTATTAATGAAGTTAGAAAACATACTAAAGGGAAAGGCACAACTGTTGAAGTATTGATTCCAGATTTTCAAGGCGATGTAAGTGCTCTTTCAACTGTGGTAGTAGCTGCCCCGGAAATTATTAATCACAATGTAGAAACTGTACCTAATTTATATACCAATGTTAGACCTAAAGCCATTTACCAACAATCCCTTGATGTATTGGCAAATGTTAAAAAAATGAATACTGAGATTTTTACAAAATCAGGTATTATGTTAGGCTTGGGAGAGACAGAAGAACAAGTAGTTCGTTTATTTGCAGATTTAAGAGAAGTGGGCTGTGATTTTTTGACTGTAGGCCAGTATTTAGCGCCTTCAAGCAAACACCACCCAGTTATTGAGTATATACACCCTGACTTGTTTAAGACTTATGAAACAGTAGCTAAAGAAATGGGCTTTAAGCATGTTGCTTCAGGACCATTTGTAAGAAGCTCATATAATGCTGAACAAGTAAAAGTATTGATGGGGGAAGAGTAA